Proteins from a single region of Allocatelliglobosispora scoriae:
- a CDS encoding tyrosine recombinase XerC, translated as MSSTRERHEALPPDLRDAVDDFARHLGMVAGRSPETVRAYVSDAVHLLDFAVGRGVAAISGLDLGVLRAWLAVRQSEGSARTSQARHTASIRTFTAWARQNGLSTVDPGLRLVGPKAHRELPDVLRPEQAAALVTATTTADDPIARRDRALVELLYATGARISEICGLRLGDVESSRRVVRVHGKGGRDRSVPFGTPAAVAIADWLELGRPELATPASADLLLLGAKGGPLQPAVARRVVAAAATAAGVPHTSPHGLRHAAATHLLEGGADLRSVQEVLGHASLASTQIYTHVSVERLRAAYKQAHPRA; from the coding sequence ATGAGCAGCACACGCGAGCGGCACGAGGCGCTGCCGCCGGACCTGCGGGACGCCGTCGACGACTTCGCCCGCCACCTCGGCATGGTGGCGGGCCGCTCGCCGGAGACGGTGCGCGCCTATGTCTCGGACGCGGTGCACCTGCTCGACTTCGCGGTCGGCCGGGGAGTCGCCGCGATCAGCGGGCTCGACCTCGGCGTGCTGCGGGCCTGGCTCGCCGTCCGGCAGAGCGAGGGTTCGGCGCGGACGTCGCAGGCGCGGCATACGGCGTCGATCCGCACCTTCACCGCCTGGGCCCGGCAGAACGGGCTCTCGACCGTGGATCCGGGGCTGCGGCTCGTCGGCCCGAAGGCGCATCGCGAGCTGCCCGACGTGCTGCGCCCCGAGCAGGCCGCCGCGCTCGTCACCGCCACGACGACGGCCGACGACCCGATCGCCCGGCGGGATCGCGCCCTCGTCGAGCTGCTCTACGCCACCGGCGCCCGGATCAGCGAGATCTGCGGTCTCCGGCTCGGCGATGTGGAGAGCAGCCGACGGGTCGTCCGGGTGCACGGCAAGGGCGGGCGCGACCGATCGGTGCCCTTCGGCACACCCGCCGCGGTGGCGATCGCCGACTGGCTGGAGCTGGGCCGTCCCGAGCTCGCCACCCCGGCCAGCGCCGACCTGCTGCTCCTCGGGGCGAAAGGCGGTCCGCTGCAGCCGGCCGTGGCCCGCCGGGTCGTGGCCGCGGCGGCGACCGCGGCGGGGGTGCCGCACACGTCACCGCACGGGCTCCGGCACGCGGCCGCCACCCATCTGCTGGAGGGCGGCGCGGATCTCCGCAGCGTGCAGGAGGTGCTCGGGCACGCCTCGCTCGCCAGCACACAGATCTATACGCATGTATCAGTTGAGCGGCTCCGGGCGGCCTATAAGCAGGCACATCCGCGAGCGTGA
- the rimM gene encoding ribosome maturation factor RimM (Essential for efficient processing of 16S rRNA) produces the protein MRTDSPEQRFTMGSVYFTDPIAGRTLKLESGRWHQGRLLAVFAEIPDRNAAEDARGTLLWLDVAEIEAPEDPDEFNDFQLVGLDVVTVEGEHVGKIVRIDHAPASDLLVITWSDGRIVLLPFVTSMVPTVDIAGGRVVINPPDGLLDL, from the coding sequence ATGCGGACGGACTCTCCCGAGCAGCGCTTCACGATGGGGTCGGTGTACTTCACCGACCCCATCGCGGGGCGCACCCTGAAGCTGGAGTCGGGTCGCTGGCACCAGGGCCGGCTGCTCGCCGTCTTCGCCGAGATCCCGGACCGCAACGCGGCCGAGGACGCGCGGGGGACACTGCTCTGGCTCGACGTCGCCGAGATCGAGGCGCCCGAGGATCCCGACGAGTTCAACGACTTCCAGCTGGTCGGGCTCGACGTCGTCACGGTCGAGGGCGAGCATGTCGGCAAGATTGTTCGCATCGACCACGCTCCCGCGTCCGACCTGCTCGTCATCACCTGGTCCGACGGGCGCATCGTGCTGCTGCCATTCGTCACCTCGATGGTGCCGACCGTCGACATCGCGGGTGGTCGGGTCGTCATCAATCCGCCCGACGGGCTGCTGGATCTGTGA
- a CDS encoding DUF2469 domain-containing protein → MSAEDLEKYETEMELQLYREYRDIVRQFSYVVETERRFYLANQVDLHVRNSDGEVYFEVEMHDAWVWDMYRPARFVKNVRVMTFKDVNIEELEKPDISLPADI, encoded by the coding sequence ATGAGCGCTGAGGATCTCGAAAAGTACGAGACCGAGATGGAGTTGCAGCTCTATCGGGAATACCGCGACATCGTCCGCCAATTCTCCTACGTGGTGGAGACGGAGCGTCGCTTCTACCTCGCCAATCAGGTCGACCTGCATGTGCGGAACTCTGACGGCGAGGTCTACTTCGAGGTGGAGATGCACGACGCGTGGGTCTGGGATATGTACCGCCCAGCGCGTTTCGTGAAGAATGTCCGAGTGATGACCTTCAAGGATGTCAACATCGAGGAGCTGGAGAAGCCGGACATCTCCCTGCCGGCCGACATCTAG
- the dprA gene encoding DNA-processing protein DprA: protein MIDKTRLARIALGSVAEPGSKELFQAVQAHGPVEALDRIIRGTGSLGEGVLARLGNGDPWELAARRLEHADRTGMRIVTPEDPEWPPQLEDLKLISREGGDRIARDTFPPQCIWVRGPLTLLAAFERSVAIVGARASTPYGDHIAGDFAFTLAEQGWTVVSGGAFGIDAAAHRGALTAGGVTAAVLACGLDRAYPVAHTGLFDRIADDGLLISEWPPGSMAHKHRFLIRNRVIAALTRGTVMVEASARSGARQTLGRARLLGRRPMVVPGPVTSAMSVGCHEALRVDGFRLVASVAQVLEEVGPIGQLSIPASGPDRLHDALDDLERMLVDALPARGSATAAKLAQIAGVPLRAAAGRLPSLVTRGVLAESEEGYRLPR from the coding sequence ATGATCGACAAGACCCGCCTCGCCCGGATCGCTCTCGGCAGCGTCGCCGAGCCCGGCAGTAAGGAACTCTTCCAGGCGGTCCAGGCACACGGCCCGGTCGAGGCACTCGATCGGATCATCCGGGGCACCGGCTCCCTCGGTGAGGGCGTGCTCGCCCGGCTCGGCAACGGCGATCCGTGGGAACTCGCGGCTCGCCGCCTGGAGCACGCCGACCGGACGGGCATGCGCATCGTCACGCCCGAGGACCCGGAGTGGCCGCCGCAGCTCGAGGACCTCAAGCTGATCAGCCGGGAGGGCGGTGACCGGATCGCCCGCGACACCTTCCCACCCCAGTGCATCTGGGTACGCGGACCGCTGACCCTGCTCGCCGCCTTCGAGAGATCGGTCGCGATCGTCGGCGCCCGGGCCAGCACCCCCTACGGCGACCACATCGCCGGTGATTTCGCCTTCACGCTCGCTGAGCAGGGCTGGACCGTCGTCTCCGGCGGCGCCTTCGGCATCGACGCCGCCGCGCACCGGGGTGCGTTGACCGCGGGCGGGGTGACCGCGGCGGTCCTCGCCTGCGGGCTCGACCGGGCCTATCCGGTCGCGCACACCGGCCTCTTCGACCGGATCGCCGACGACGGGCTGCTGATCAGCGAGTGGCCGCCGGGTTCGATGGCCCACAAGCACCGTTTTCTCATCCGCAATCGGGTCATCGCCGCGCTGACCCGGGGCACCGTGATGGTGGAGGCGTCGGCGCGCAGCGGAGCCCGGCAGACGCTGGGCCGGGCCCGGCTGCTCGGTCGACGGCCGATGGTGGTGCCGGGCCCGGTGACCTCGGCCATGTCGGTCGGGTGCCACGAGGCGCTGCGGGTGGACGGTTTCCGGCTCGTCGCCAGCGTCGCGCAGGTGCTGGAGGAGGTCGGCCCGATCGGCCAGCTCTCGATCCCGGCGAGCGGTCCCGACCGTCTCCACGACGCGCTCGACGACCTCGAGAGGATGCTCGTCGACGCCCTGCCCGCCCGAGGTTCGGCCACCGCCGCCAAGCTCGCCCAGATCGCCGGTGTGCCGCTGCGAGCGGCGGCCGGACGCCTGCCGTCGCTCGTCACCAGAGGAGTCCTCGCGGAGTCCGAGGAGGGCTATCGTCTACCTCGATGA
- the rpsP gene encoding 30S ribosomal protein S16 → MAVKIRLLRMGKIRNPQYRIVIADSRVKRDGKAIEFIGVYHPKEEPSLIEVKSDRVQHWLSVGAQPTEAVIAILSKTGDWQKYKGLPAPPPLLVKAEKPSRISRYELESKAAAGLVEATPVKTAPKKAEKKTAEPKAEAAPAEVKAEEAPVADAAE, encoded by the coding sequence GTGGCCGTCAAAATCCGGCTTCTGCGGATGGGCAAGATCCGCAACCCGCAGTACCGCATCGTCATCGCCGACTCACGCGTCAAGCGTGACGGCAAGGCGATTGAGTTCATCGGTGTCTACCACCCGAAGGAGGAGCCGTCGCTGATCGAGGTCAAGTCCGACCGCGTGCAGCACTGGCTCTCCGTGGGTGCGCAGCCGACCGAGGCTGTCATCGCCATTCTCTCGAAGACGGGCGACTGGCAGAAGTACAAGGGCCTGCCGGCCCCGCCGCCGCTGCTCGTCAAGGCTGAGAAGCCGAGCCGCATCTCGCGCTACGAGCTCGAGTCGAAGGCCGCCGCCGGGCTGGTCGAGGCCACGCCGGTGAAGACCGCTCCGAAGAAGGCAGAGAAGAAGACCGCCGAGCCCAAGGCCGAGGCCGCTCCGGCCGAGGTGAAGGCCGAGGAGGCCCCGGTTGCGGACGCCGCCGAGTAG
- a CDS encoding NUDIX hydrolase, whose product MTETPRRATRVLLVDGLGRVLLFHGADPAEPDRPYWFTPGGGLDEGEEPRVAAARELMEETGLAIDPAALGEPVHREVARFSFDGVRYRQEQEFFLLRVDSFEVSTAGFDEIERDIIDKHHWWTVAELAGTDEVYYPLDLIDVLRRVSRHEVL is encoded by the coding sequence ATGACTGAGACCCCTCGCCGCGCCACCAGGGTGCTGCTCGTCGACGGGCTCGGCAGGGTGCTGCTCTTCCACGGAGCCGATCCGGCCGAGCCGGATCGGCCCTACTGGTTCACCCCCGGTGGCGGCCTCGACGAGGGCGAAGAGCCGCGCGTCGCGGCCGCCCGGGAGCTGATGGAGGAGACCGGTCTCGCCATCGACCCGGCGGCGCTCGGCGAGCCGGTCCACCGCGAGGTCGCCCGCTTCTCCTTCGACGGCGTCCGATACCGCCAGGAGCAGGAGTTCTTTCTGCTGCGGGTCGACTCCTTCGAGGTCTCGACGGCCGGGTTCGACGAGATCGAGCGGGATATCATCGACAAGCACCACTGGTGGACGGTGGCAGAGCTCGCGGGCACCGACGAGGTCTACTACCCGTTGGATCTGATCGACGTGTTGCGGCGTGTTTCAAGACATGAGGTGCTCTAG
- a CDS encoding aminotransferase class V-fold PLP-dependent enzyme: MRELFSMDPGVAHLNHGSFGAVPLRVQREQQRVRDLVEWNPMAFYDRDGEALVVDARDRLADFLGADREGCAFVANATSGTAIVLNTMALGEGDEVIVTDHLYNAVGVALDELRRQRGVIVTTVAIGLDATDAEIVAALVSAVRPGRTKLMIIDHIASATAKLFPITAIAAALAGSGVALHADAAHSPGMLSTPVTSLGADFWVGNLHKWGYAPRGTALLHVAPQWRDRVTPAVPSRGAVLGFPASAEQQGTRDVSGWIAAPAGTELLTELGAASRDRNVRLVAEGQRVVAEALGVTHLPDPGPEVSMRVVPLPPGTASTRADANELLGRIARELHTEVNIAAWNGTGLLRLCGQIYNTPDEYAALAAGLPKLL, translated from the coding sequence ATGCGAGAACTCTTCAGCATGGATCCCGGCGTCGCCCACCTCAACCACGGATCCTTCGGCGCCGTGCCGCTGCGCGTCCAGCGTGAACAGCAGCGCGTCCGCGATCTCGTCGAGTGGAACCCGATGGCCTTCTACGACCGCGACGGCGAAGCCCTCGTCGTCGACGCGCGCGATCGGCTCGCCGACTTCCTCGGCGCGGATCGGGAGGGCTGCGCCTTCGTCGCCAACGCCACGAGCGGCACCGCGATCGTGCTCAACACCATGGCGCTCGGCGAGGGCGACGAGGTCATCGTCACCGACCACCTCTACAACGCGGTGGGGGTGGCGCTCGACGAGCTGCGGCGGCAGCGGGGCGTGATCGTGACCACCGTGGCGATCGGGCTCGACGCCACCGACGCCGAGATCGTGGCGGCGCTGGTGTCCGCGGTGCGCCCTGGGCGTACCAAGCTGATGATCATCGACCACATCGCCTCCGCGACGGCCAAACTCTTCCCGATCACCGCGATCGCCGCGGCCCTTGCGGGCTCGGGCGTGGCGCTGCATGCCGACGCGGCCCACTCACCGGGCATGCTCTCGACCCCGGTCACCTCGCTCGGCGCGGACTTCTGGGTCGGCAACCTGCACAAGTGGGGTTACGCCCCCCGGGGCACCGCGCTGCTGCACGTGGCGCCGCAGTGGCGGGACCGGGTGACACCGGCGGTTCCGTCGCGGGGCGCCGTGCTCGGTTTCCCCGCCAGCGCCGAGCAGCAGGGCACCCGGGACGTGAGCGGCTGGATCGCCGCACCGGCCGGGACGGAGCTGCTCACCGAGCTCGGCGCCGCCTCCCGCGACCGCAACGTGCGGCTCGTCGCCGAGGGGCAGCGGGTCGTCGCCGAGGCGCTCGGCGTGACCCACCTGCCCGATCCCGGGCCCGAGGTGAGCATGCGCGTGGTCCCACTGCCGCCCGGCACCGCGTCGACCAGGGCCGACGCCAACGAGCTGCTCGGAAGGATCGCCCGCGAGCTGCACACCGAGGTCAACATCGCCGCCTGGAACGGCACCGGCCTGCTGCGCCTGTGCGGGCAGATCTACAACACCCCCGACGAGTACGCCGCCCTCGCCGCCGGCCTGCCCAAGCTGCTGTGA
- a CDS encoding RNA-binding protein, translated as MRTPPSSSKPDGALRPALEHLVKGIVEHPDDVRVRLVDARRGARLEVRVHPEDLGTVIGRGGRTARALRQVIGSVGGKGLRVDIVDA; from the coding sequence TTGCGGACGCCGCCGAGTAGCAGCAAGCCTGACGGAGCGCTCCGGCCCGCGCTGGAGCACCTGGTCAAAGGCATCGTGGAGCACCCGGACGATGTCCGGGTGCGTCTCGTCGACGCGCGCCGCGGTGCGCGCCTCGAGGTGCGCGTGCACCCCGAGGACCTGGGCACGGTCATCGGTCGCGGCGGGCGCACTGCGCGCGCGCTGCGCCAGGTGATCGGCTCGGTGGGCGGTAAGGGACTGCGCGTTGACATCGTCGACGCCTGA
- the rplS gene encoding 50S ribosomal protein L19 has product MNTLDVLDAASVRTDIPRFRAGDTLKVYVRVVEGNRSRIQIFEGIVLRRQGSGLTETFTVRKISYSVGVERTYPINSPQLDKIEVVTRGDVRRAKLYYLRDLRGKKAKIKELRDAKVS; this is encoded by the coding sequence ATGAATACGCTGGACGTGCTCGATGCCGCATCGGTCCGCACCGACATCCCGAGGTTCCGCGCCGGTGACACCCTGAAGGTGTATGTCCGGGTCGTCGAGGGCAACCGGTCCCGCATCCAGATCTTCGAGGGCATCGTCCTTCGTCGGCAGGGTTCGGGTCTGACCGAGACCTTCACTGTCCGCAAGATCAGCTACAGCGTCGGTGTGGAGCGCACCTACCCGATCAACAGCCCGCAGCTGGACAAGATCGAGGTCGTGACCCGCGGTGACGTTCGTCGCGCGAAGCTCTACTACCTGCGTGATCTTCGTGGCAAGAAGGCCAAGATCAAGGAACTCCGCGACGCCAAGGTCAGCTGA
- the trmD gene encoding tRNA (guanosine(37)-N1)-methyltransferase TrmD, whose product MRVDVVTIFPDYLAPLELSLLGKARAEGRLELEVHDLRRWTYDVHKTVDDSPYGGGAGMVMRPEPWGEALDTLAKPHTRLVVPAPTGVRFTQALAHELAVEEHLLFACGRYEGIDQRVIDYASARMTVTEVSLGDYVLFGGEVAVLVMLEAMTRLIPGVLGNADSLSDESHAHGLLEAPMYTKPATWRELDVPEILRSGDHGRIARWRRDQALLRTGERRPDLIADLDPATLDKRDVATLTQGGFQVPARGVAE is encoded by the coding sequence ATGCGCGTCGACGTCGTCACGATCTTCCCGGACTATCTAGCCCCGCTGGAGCTCTCCCTGCTCGGCAAGGCCCGCGCCGAGGGACGCCTGGAGCTGGAGGTCCACGACCTGCGGCGGTGGACCTACGACGTGCACAAGACCGTCGACGACTCGCCCTACGGGGGTGGGGCCGGGATGGTAATGCGGCCCGAACCGTGGGGCGAGGCGCTCGACACGCTGGCGAAGCCGCACACCCGGCTCGTCGTCCCCGCGCCGACGGGCGTGCGCTTCACCCAGGCCCTGGCGCACGAGCTGGCGGTCGAGGAGCACCTCCTGTTCGCCTGCGGGCGCTACGAGGGCATCGATCAGCGGGTCATCGACTACGCGTCGGCCCGGATGACGGTGACCGAGGTATCGCTCGGTGACTACGTGCTCTTCGGCGGCGAGGTCGCCGTGCTGGTGATGCTGGAGGCGATGACCCGGCTCATCCCGGGGGTGCTCGGCAACGCCGACTCGCTCTCCGACGAGTCCCACGCGCACGGGCTGCTCGAAGCGCCGATGTACACCAAGCCGGCGACGTGGCGGGAGCTCGACGTGCCCGAGATCCTGCGCTCGGGGGACCACGGTCGGATCGCGCGGTGGCGGCGGGATCAGGCTCTGCTGCGTACCGGTGAGAGAAGGCCGGACCTGATCGCGGACCTGGACCCGGCGACGCTCGACAAGCGTGATGTCGCCACCCTCACCCAGGGCGGATTTCAGGTTCCCGCACGGGGTGTGGCAGAGTGA
- the lepB gene encoding signal peptidase I encodes MIDEQTKPSKHAKKSGGSFWKELPILLGVALLVAFLVRAFVVQTFYIPSPSMEHTLDIDDRVLVNKLVYDFRSPHRGEIIVFESPLSWRSNPDEKDFIKRVIGVGGDKVTCCDGKGRIMINGKPLDETYIFTEDGVTDPAATENFEVTIPPGRLWVMGDHRSASGDSLANYRKNKSDLNAATIAEDKVVGRAFVLFWPFDRATWLTVPETYDDVPTSGS; translated from the coding sequence GTGATTGACGAGCAGACGAAGCCCAGTAAGCACGCCAAGAAGAGTGGCGGCTCATTCTGGAAGGAACTCCCGATCCTGCTGGGCGTGGCCCTATTGGTCGCGTTCCTGGTCCGGGCGTTCGTCGTGCAGACTTTCTATATCCCCTCGCCGTCGATGGAGCACACGCTCGACATCGACGACCGGGTGCTCGTCAACAAGCTCGTCTACGATTTCCGCTCGCCGCACCGCGGCGAGATCATCGTCTTCGAGTCGCCGTTGAGCTGGCGCTCGAACCCCGATGAGAAGGACTTCATCAAGCGCGTCATCGGCGTCGGCGGCGACAAGGTCACCTGCTGCGACGGCAAGGGCCGGATCATGATCAACGGCAAGCCGCTCGACGAGACCTACATCTTCACCGAGGACGGCGTCACCGACCCGGCAGCGACCGAGAACTTCGAGGTGACGATCCCGCCGGGCCGCCTCTGGGTGATGGGTGACCACCGGTCCGCCTCGGGTGACTCGCTCGCCAACTACCGCAAGAACAAGTCCGACCTCAACGCGGCCACGATCGCCGAGGACAAGGTCGTCGGCCGGGCCTTCGTGCTCTTCTGGCCGTTCGACCGGGCGACCTGGCTGACGGTCCCCGAGACCTACGACGACGTGCCCACCTCCGGCAGCTAG
- the lepB gene encoding signal peptidase I produces MPLWQEIPLLLIIALGLAVLVRTFFFQAFFIPSGSMEDTLRRDDRVIVNKLSYEFGDPERGDVIVFKGPDNWVPENAVDPNSSFFTRLGRGLGDLVGISQPGEKDFIKRVIGLPGDHVSCCDVKGRIYVNGIPIDEPYVTSTKDANLDTAKTPGRCGPRAFDEVTVEPGMLFVMGDHRLVSQDSRCQGQVPIENVIGPAFSIVWPVSRWNGLDVGDTFSKVPDGRANASGQVSPGDPAPLGALLAGAAVMLPWATARRVRALKGESRRLRP; encoded by the coding sequence ATGCCGCTCTGGCAGGAGATACCCCTGCTGCTCATCATCGCGCTCGGGCTCGCGGTGCTGGTTCGCACATTCTTCTTCCAGGCGTTCTTCATCCCGTCGGGATCGATGGAGGACACCCTGCGCCGCGACGACCGGGTCATCGTCAACAAGCTCTCCTACGAGTTCGGCGACCCCGAGCGCGGCGACGTCATCGTCTTCAAGGGCCCCGACAACTGGGTCCCGGAGAACGCCGTCGATCCCAACTCGAGCTTCTTCACCCGGCTCGGTCGGGGTCTCGGCGACCTCGTCGGCATCAGCCAGCCGGGGGAGAAGGACTTCATCAAACGGGTCATCGGCCTCCCCGGCGACCATGTCTCCTGCTGCGACGTCAAGGGCAGGATCTATGTCAACGGCATCCCGATCGACGAGCCCTATGTCACCAGCACCAAGGACGCCAACCTCGACACCGCCAAGACCCCGGGGCGCTGCGGACCGCGCGCGTTCGACGAGGTCACCGTCGAGCCGGGCATGCTCTTCGTGATGGGCGACCACCGGCTCGTCTCGCAGGACTCCCGGTGCCAGGGCCAGGTCCCGATCGAGAATGTGATCGGCCCCGCATTCTCCATCGTCTGGCCCGTCAGCCGATGGAATGGTCTCGATGTCGGAGACACGTTTTCCAAGGTCCCGGACGGCCGTGCGAACGCATCTGGGCAGGTCAGTCCAGGTGACCCCGCACCACTGGGTGCACTGCTCGCCGGGGCCGCGGTGATGTTGCCCTGGGCGACGGCGCGCCGGGTCCGCGCGCTCAAAGGTGAGTCACGTAGGCTTCGGCCGTGA